One genomic window of Biomphalaria glabrata chromosome 9, xgBioGlab47.1, whole genome shotgun sequence includes the following:
- the LOC129928212 gene encoding peptidyl-glycine alpha-amidating monooxygenase A-like isoform X1, giving the protein MKVLKISPYIILWANEFLTQRSQRVVSLSHNPCVPGRGMHFLSGLFPNRPVRLGSHTTARYVHQVTAPVCCWYIFVGCWLHHPTTCKFVPCRYKLYIQNGQEYLSLCLQNTCSWIRLLDVLITQVQWIILLGVGCSFGETYIQFIMARRVYYIWSGVAIDTSGSRKWTAQYFMPHGITADHQGTIWLTDVAMHQVFKIPPGQTVPKMTLGQKFQHGEDTNLFCKPSDVSVLLSGEFFVSDGYCYSRVLKFSKDGTFLMSFGKRNVQFGAVPPVVTFDIPHSITVSEEHHLVCVADRENNRIQCFDLDGNFKQVIKCPEFGPRLFALEYCPAHGGLLYAVNGPAFEICWKCGMYQM; this is encoded by the exons atgaaagtgttgaagattagtccatacataatactatgggctaatgaatttttgacccagagatctcagagg GTTGTTAGCCTATCGCACAACCCCTGTGTCCCGGGGAGGGGGATGCACTTTTTGTCTGGCCTCTTTCCTAACAGACCTGTCCGGCTTGGTAGTCACACCACGGCAAGGTATGTGCATCAGGTGACAGCCCCAGTATGTTGCTGGTATATTTTTGTTGGCTGCTGGCTTCACCATCCCACCACATGTAAATT tgtACCCTGTAGATATAAGCTGTACATTCAGAATGGACAAGAGTATCTTTCCCTTTGCCTACAGAACACATGCTCATGGATTAG GCTGCTAGATGTACTTATAACTCAAGTTCAATGGATCATACTGTTGGGTGTTGG ATGTTCATTTGGAGAAACCTATATTCAATTCATCATGGCCAGAAGAGTCTATTACATTTGGTCAGGTGTGGCTATTGACACAAGTGGCTCTAGAAAATGGACTGCACA GTATTTTATGCCTCATGGTATTACAGCGGACCATCAAGGCACTATTTGGTTAACAGATGTAGCAATGCATCAG gtttttaaaataccaCCAGGTCAGACTGTACCAAAAATGACACTAGGACAGAAGTTCCAACATGGTGAAGATACAAATCTTTTTTGTAAACCTTCTGATGTATCTGTTCTTTTGTCTGGAGAGTTTTTTGTATCTGATGG GTACTGTTATAGCAGAGTTCTGAAATTTTCCAAAGATGGAACTTTTTTGATGTCCTTTGGGAAAAGGAACGTTCAGTTTGGTGCAG TTCCTCCTGTTGTGACATTTGACATCCCTCATAGCATCACTGTGTCAGAGGAGCATCATTTGGTTTGTGTGGCTGACAGAGAGAATAATCGCATACAATGTTTTGATCTGGATGGAAATTTCAAGCAGGTCATCAAATGCCCAGAATTTGGTCCACGACTGTTCGCTTTAGAATATTGTCCTGCACATG GAGGTTTACTGTATGCTGTGAATGGGCCTGCTTTTGAGATTTGTTGGAAATGTGGAATGTACCAGATGTAA
- the LOC129928212 gene encoding uncharacterized protein LOC129928212 isoform X5 yields the protein MKVLKISPYIILWANEFLTQRSQRVVSLSHNPCVPGRGMHFLSGLFPNRPVRLGSHTTARYVHQVTAPVCCWYIFVGCWLHHPTTCKFVPCRYKLYIQNGQEYLSLCLQNTCSWIRLLDVLITQVQWIILLGVGCSFGETYIQFIMARRVYYIWSGVAIDTSGSRKWTAQYFMPHGITADHQGTIWLTDVAMHQVFKIPPGQTVPKMTLGQKFQHGEDTNLFCKPSDVSVLLSGEFFVSDGYCYSRVLKFSKDGTFLMSFGKRNVQFGAGGLLYAVNGPAFEICWKCGMYQM from the exons atgaaagtgttgaagattagtccatacataatactatgggctaatgaatttttgacccagagatctcagagg GTTGTTAGCCTATCGCACAACCCCTGTGTCCCGGGGAGGGGGATGCACTTTTTGTCTGGCCTCTTTCCTAACAGACCTGTCCGGCTTGGTAGTCACACCACGGCAAGGTATGTGCATCAGGTGACAGCCCCAGTATGTTGCTGGTATATTTTTGTTGGCTGCTGGCTTCACCATCCCACCACATGTAAATT tgtACCCTGTAGATATAAGCTGTACATTCAGAATGGACAAGAGTATCTTTCCCTTTGCCTACAGAACACATGCTCATGGATTAG GCTGCTAGATGTACTTATAACTCAAGTTCAATGGATCATACTGTTGGGTGTTGG ATGTTCATTTGGAGAAACCTATATTCAATTCATCATGGCCAGAAGAGTCTATTACATTTGGTCAGGTGTGGCTATTGACACAAGTGGCTCTAGAAAATGGACTGCACA GTATTTTATGCCTCATGGTATTACAGCGGACCATCAAGGCACTATTTGGTTAACAGATGTAGCAATGCATCAG gtttttaaaataccaCCAGGTCAGACTGTACCAAAAATGACACTAGGACAGAAGTTCCAACATGGTGAAGATACAAATCTTTTTTGTAAACCTTCTGATGTATCTGTTCTTTTGTCTGGAGAGTTTTTTGTATCTGATGG GTACTGTTATAGCAGAGTTCTGAAATTTTCCAAAGATGGAACTTTTTTGATGTCCTTTGGGAAAAGGAACGTTCAGTTTGGTGCAG GAGGTTTACTGTATGCTGTGAATGGGCCTGCTTTTGAGATTTGTTGGAAATGTGGAATGTACCAGATGTAA
- the LOC129928212 gene encoding peptidyl-glycine alpha-amidating monooxygenase A-like isoform X2, translating into MKVLKISPYIILWANEFLTQRSQRVVSLSHNPCVPGRGMHFLSGLFPNRPVRLGSHTTARYVHQVTAPVCCWYIFVGCWLHHPTTCKFVPCRYKLYIQNGQEYLSLCLQNTCSWIRLLDVLITQVQWIILLGVGCSFGETYIQFIMARRVYYIWSGVAIDTSGSRKWTAQYFMPHGITADHQGTIWLTDVAMHQVFKIPPGQTVPKMTLGQKFQHGEDTNLFCKPSDVSVLLSGEFFVSDGYCYSRVLKFSKDGTFLMSFGKRNVQFGAVPPVVTFDIPHSITVSEEHHLVCVADRENNRIQCFDLDGNFKQVIKCPEFGPRLFALEYCPAHDFGQ; encoded by the exons atgaaagtgttgaagattagtccatacataatactatgggctaatgaatttttgacccagagatctcagagg GTTGTTAGCCTATCGCACAACCCCTGTGTCCCGGGGAGGGGGATGCACTTTTTGTCTGGCCTCTTTCCTAACAGACCTGTCCGGCTTGGTAGTCACACCACGGCAAGGTATGTGCATCAGGTGACAGCCCCAGTATGTTGCTGGTATATTTTTGTTGGCTGCTGGCTTCACCATCCCACCACATGTAAATT tgtACCCTGTAGATATAAGCTGTACATTCAGAATGGACAAGAGTATCTTTCCCTTTGCCTACAGAACACATGCTCATGGATTAG GCTGCTAGATGTACTTATAACTCAAGTTCAATGGATCATACTGTTGGGTGTTGG ATGTTCATTTGGAGAAACCTATATTCAATTCATCATGGCCAGAAGAGTCTATTACATTTGGTCAGGTGTGGCTATTGACACAAGTGGCTCTAGAAAATGGACTGCACA GTATTTTATGCCTCATGGTATTACAGCGGACCATCAAGGCACTATTTGGTTAACAGATGTAGCAATGCATCAG gtttttaaaataccaCCAGGTCAGACTGTACCAAAAATGACACTAGGACAGAAGTTCCAACATGGTGAAGATACAAATCTTTTTTGTAAACCTTCTGATGTATCTGTTCTTTTGTCTGGAGAGTTTTTTGTATCTGATGG GTACTGTTATAGCAGAGTTCTGAAATTTTCCAAAGATGGAACTTTTTTGATGTCCTTTGGGAAAAGGAACGTTCAGTTTGGTGCAG TTCCTCCTGTTGTGACATTTGACATCCCTCATAGCATCACTGTGTCAGAGGAGCATCATTTGGTTTGTGTGGCTGACAGAGAGAATAATCGCATACAATGTTTTGATCTGGATGGAAATTTCAAGCAGGTCATCAAATGCCCAGAATTTGGTCCACGACTGTTCGCTTTAGAATATTGTCCTGCACATG ATTTTGGTCAGTAG
- the LOC129928212 gene encoding peptidyl-glycine alpha-amidating monooxygenase A-like isoform X6 translates to MHFLSGLFPNRPVRLGSHTTASVPCRYKLYIQNGQEYLSLCLQNTCSWIRLLDVLITQVQWIILLGVGCSFGETYIQFIMARRVYYIWSGVAIDTSGSRKWTAQYFMPHGITADHQGTIWLTDVAMHQVFKIPPGQTVPKMTLGQKFQHGEDTNLFCKPSDVSVLLSGEFFVSDGYCYSRVLKFSKDGTFLMSFGKRNVQFGAVPPVVTFDIPHSITVSEEHHLVCVADRENNRIQCFDLDGNFKQVIKCPEFGPRLFALEYCPAHGGLLYAVNGPAFEICWKCGMYQM, encoded by the exons ATGCACTTTTTGTCTGGCCTCTTTCCTAACAGACCTGTCCGGCTTGGTAGTCACACCACGGCAAG tgtACCCTGTAGATATAAGCTGTACATTCAGAATGGACAAGAGTATCTTTCCCTTTGCCTACAGAACACATGCTCATGGATTAG GCTGCTAGATGTACTTATAACTCAAGTTCAATGGATCATACTGTTGGGTGTTGG ATGTTCATTTGGAGAAACCTATATTCAATTCATCATGGCCAGAAGAGTCTATTACATTTGGTCAGGTGTGGCTATTGACACAAGTGGCTCTAGAAAATGGACTGCACA GTATTTTATGCCTCATGGTATTACAGCGGACCATCAAGGCACTATTTGGTTAACAGATGTAGCAATGCATCAG gtttttaaaataccaCCAGGTCAGACTGTACCAAAAATGACACTAGGACAGAAGTTCCAACATGGTGAAGATACAAATCTTTTTTGTAAACCTTCTGATGTATCTGTTCTTTTGTCTGGAGAGTTTTTTGTATCTGATGG GTACTGTTATAGCAGAGTTCTGAAATTTTCCAAAGATGGAACTTTTTTGATGTCCTTTGGGAAAAGGAACGTTCAGTTTGGTGCAG TTCCTCCTGTTGTGACATTTGACATCCCTCATAGCATCACTGTGTCAGAGGAGCATCATTTGGTTTGTGTGGCTGACAGAGAGAATAATCGCATACAATGTTTTGATCTGGATGGAAATTTCAAGCAGGTCATCAAATGCCCAGAATTTGGTCCACGACTGTTCGCTTTAGAATATTGTCCTGCACATG GAGGTTTACTGTATGCTGTGAATGGGCCTGCTTTTGAGATTTGTTGGAAATGTGGAATGTACCAGATGTAA
- the LOC129928212 gene encoding peptidyl-glycine alpha-amidating monooxygenase A-like isoform X3, with amino-acid sequence MKVLKISPYIILWANEFLTQRSQRVVSLSHNPCVPGRGMHFLSGLFPNRPVRLGSHTTASVPCRYKLYIQNGQEYLSLCLQNTCSWIRLLDVLITQVQWIILLGVGCSFGETYIQFIMARRVYYIWSGVAIDTSGSRKWTAQYFMPHGITADHQGTIWLTDVAMHQVFKIPPGQTVPKMTLGQKFQHGEDTNLFCKPSDVSVLLSGEFFVSDGYCYSRVLKFSKDGTFLMSFGKRNVQFGAVPPVVTFDIPHSITVSEEHHLVCVADRENNRIQCFDLDGNFKQVIKCPEFGPRLFALEYCPAHGGLLYAVNGPAFEICWKCGMYQM; translated from the exons atgaaagtgttgaagattagtccatacataatactatgggctaatgaatttttgacccagagatctcagagg GTTGTTAGCCTATCGCACAACCCCTGTGTCCCGGGGAGGGGGATGCACTTTTTGTCTGGCCTCTTTCCTAACAGACCTGTCCGGCTTGGTAGTCACACCACGGCAAG tgtACCCTGTAGATATAAGCTGTACATTCAGAATGGACAAGAGTATCTTTCCCTTTGCCTACAGAACACATGCTCATGGATTAG GCTGCTAGATGTACTTATAACTCAAGTTCAATGGATCATACTGTTGGGTGTTGG ATGTTCATTTGGAGAAACCTATATTCAATTCATCATGGCCAGAAGAGTCTATTACATTTGGTCAGGTGTGGCTATTGACACAAGTGGCTCTAGAAAATGGACTGCACA GTATTTTATGCCTCATGGTATTACAGCGGACCATCAAGGCACTATTTGGTTAACAGATGTAGCAATGCATCAG gtttttaaaataccaCCAGGTCAGACTGTACCAAAAATGACACTAGGACAGAAGTTCCAACATGGTGAAGATACAAATCTTTTTTGTAAACCTTCTGATGTATCTGTTCTTTTGTCTGGAGAGTTTTTTGTATCTGATGG GTACTGTTATAGCAGAGTTCTGAAATTTTCCAAAGATGGAACTTTTTTGATGTCCTTTGGGAAAAGGAACGTTCAGTTTGGTGCAG TTCCTCCTGTTGTGACATTTGACATCCCTCATAGCATCACTGTGTCAGAGGAGCATCATTTGGTTTGTGTGGCTGACAGAGAGAATAATCGCATACAATGTTTTGATCTGGATGGAAATTTCAAGCAGGTCATCAAATGCCCAGAATTTGGTCCACGACTGTTCGCTTTAGAATATTGTCCTGCACATG GAGGTTTACTGTATGCTGTGAATGGGCCTGCTTTTGAGATTTGTTGGAAATGTGGAATGTACCAGATGTAA
- the LOC129928212 gene encoding peptidyl-glycine alpha-amidating monooxygenase A-like isoform X4, with the protein MHFLSGLFPNRPVRLGSHTTARYVHQVTAPVCCWYIFVGCWLHHPTTCKFVPCRYKLYIQNGQEYLSLCLQNTCSWIRLLDVLITQVQWIILLGVGCSFGETYIQFIMARRVYYIWSGVAIDTSGSRKWTAQYFMPHGITADHQGTIWLTDVAMHQVFKIPPGQTVPKMTLGQKFQHGEDTNLFCKPSDVSVLLSGEFFVSDGYCYSRVLKFSKDGTFLMSFGKRNVQFGAVPPVVTFDIPHSITVSEEHHLVCVADRENNRIQCFDLDGNFKQVIKCPEFGPRLFALEYCPAHGGLLYAVNGPAFEICWKCGMYQM; encoded by the exons ATGCACTTTTTGTCTGGCCTCTTTCCTAACAGACCTGTCCGGCTTGGTAGTCACACCACGGCAAGGTATGTGCATCAGGTGACAGCCCCAGTATGTTGCTGGTATATTTTTGTTGGCTGCTGGCTTCACCATCCCACCACATGTAAATT tgtACCCTGTAGATATAAGCTGTACATTCAGAATGGACAAGAGTATCTTTCCCTTTGCCTACAGAACACATGCTCATGGATTAG GCTGCTAGATGTACTTATAACTCAAGTTCAATGGATCATACTGTTGGGTGTTGG ATGTTCATTTGGAGAAACCTATATTCAATTCATCATGGCCAGAAGAGTCTATTACATTTGGTCAGGTGTGGCTATTGACACAAGTGGCTCTAGAAAATGGACTGCACA GTATTTTATGCCTCATGGTATTACAGCGGACCATCAAGGCACTATTTGGTTAACAGATGTAGCAATGCATCAG gtttttaaaataccaCCAGGTCAGACTGTACCAAAAATGACACTAGGACAGAAGTTCCAACATGGTGAAGATACAAATCTTTTTTGTAAACCTTCTGATGTATCTGTTCTTTTGTCTGGAGAGTTTTTTGTATCTGATGG GTACTGTTATAGCAGAGTTCTGAAATTTTCCAAAGATGGAACTTTTTTGATGTCCTTTGGGAAAAGGAACGTTCAGTTTGGTGCAG TTCCTCCTGTTGTGACATTTGACATCCCTCATAGCATCACTGTGTCAGAGGAGCATCATTTGGTTTGTGTGGCTGACAGAGAGAATAATCGCATACAATGTTTTGATCTGGATGGAAATTTCAAGCAGGTCATCAAATGCCCAGAATTTGGTCCACGACTGTTCGCTTTAGAATATTGTCCTGCACATG GAGGTTTACTGTATGCTGTGAATGGGCCTGCTTTTGAGATTTGTTGGAAATGTGGAATGTACCAGATGTAA
- the LOC129928212 gene encoding peptidyl-alpha-hydroxyglycine alpha-amidating lyase 1-like isoform X7, with translation MLWLLDVLITQVQWIILLGVGCSFGETYIQFIMARRVYYIWSGVAIDTSGSRKWTAQYFMPHGITADHQGTIWLTDVAMHQVFKIPPGQTVPKMTLGQKFQHGEDTNLFCKPSDVSVLLSGEFFVSDGYCYSRVLKFSKDGTFLMSFGKRNVQFGAVPPVVTFDIPHSITVSEEHHLVCVADRENNRIQCFDLDGNFKQVIKCPEFGPRLFALEYCPAHGGLLYAVNGPAFEICWKCGMYQM, from the exons ATGCTTTG GCTGCTAGATGTACTTATAACTCAAGTTCAATGGATCATACTGTTGGGTGTTGG ATGTTCATTTGGAGAAACCTATATTCAATTCATCATGGCCAGAAGAGTCTATTACATTTGGTCAGGTGTGGCTATTGACACAAGTGGCTCTAGAAAATGGACTGCACA GTATTTTATGCCTCATGGTATTACAGCGGACCATCAAGGCACTATTTGGTTAACAGATGTAGCAATGCATCAG gtttttaaaataccaCCAGGTCAGACTGTACCAAAAATGACACTAGGACAGAAGTTCCAACATGGTGAAGATACAAATCTTTTTTGTAAACCTTCTGATGTATCTGTTCTTTTGTCTGGAGAGTTTTTTGTATCTGATGG GTACTGTTATAGCAGAGTTCTGAAATTTTCCAAAGATGGAACTTTTTTGATGTCCTTTGGGAAAAGGAACGTTCAGTTTGGTGCAG TTCCTCCTGTTGTGACATTTGACATCCCTCATAGCATCACTGTGTCAGAGGAGCATCATTTGGTTTGTGTGGCTGACAGAGAGAATAATCGCATACAATGTTTTGATCTGGATGGAAATTTCAAGCAGGTCATCAAATGCCCAGAATTTGGTCCACGACTGTTCGCTTTAGAATATTGTCCTGCACATG GAGGTTTACTGTATGCTGTGAATGGGCCTGCTTTTGAGATTTGTTGGAAATGTGGAATGTACCAGATGTAA